The Acidimicrobiales bacterium genome segment CGGGAGGTCGGCCCCAAGGAAGGGGCTCGGGCGGATCCGCGCCCAAGGCTGGCCCGGGAGGTCGGCCCGGAGGAAGGGGCTCGGGCCGATCCCCGCCCGAGGCCGGCCCAGGAGGTCGCCCCAGGGGATCTGCCCATCCTCTACTGTTCGCCGCTCCGCCTGCGTCAACCTCCGCTTCCGGGCCTGGCGACCATCAGCACCAGGGTCGCCACGAAGGCGAGGTCAATGGCCACGGCCGCCCGCTCCACCCGGCGGCCCACCCGGTCGAGCTCGGCCTGGCGGGCCGCGGTCCCCGTCCGCGGCGACCCGACGACGAGCTGTTGGATCCGGCGCTCGCCAGGCCACACCACTGCCTGGGCCAGCACGGCGGCAAGCACCCAAAGGAGGAGTGAGACCACCACCCACAGCTGGGCGAAGCGGTCGGCTCCGTGGCTGGTCTCCACGAGCACGACCCCGAGGACGGGCACGAGGTACACGCCGCGCGCCGCCCAGTTCGGGCCCGAACGGAAGTAGCGGCGCACCGCCCCGCTGGGGCGGCGGCGAGCCAGTCCGGCGTACACACCGGTGAGGAAGATGGCCCCGAACCCGACCACGGCGCTCAGCACGTGAAGGACGACCACGGTGGCCCGCGTCACAGCGAGCCGCTCCTGCCCACGCGAGACCGCGCGCCGGCGCTACCGTGAGAGATCGTGATCTGCGCGGGGCGTCCATGAGCCAGCTGCGCCTCGATCCGATGACCGGACGATGGGTGTCGATCAGCGGCGGGCGGTTCGACCGGCCGGCCGCATTCTCGCCCCGCGCCCTGTCGGTCGAGGCCGACACTTCCCGCCCGTGCCCGTTCTGCCCCGGGCACGAGGAGGCCACGCCTCCCGCCCTCGAGACCTATGGCTCGACAGGTACCTGGCTGGTGCGGGTCGTCCCGAACCTCTACCCCGCTTTCGACGGCGACGCGCCGATGGTCGTGAGCCATCTGGGCCCGACCTTCACCCAGGCGCCCGCCAGCGGGATCCACGAGGTGCTCGTGTTCTCGCCCGAGCACGACGCCGCCCTCGCCGACCTCAACGACTCGCAGACGAGCCTGGTGATGGCCGCCATCCGCGACCGGATCGAGGAGCACGCCAACACACCGGGACTCCGCTACAGCCAGGCCATCGTCAACTCCGGCCGCGAGGCGGGAGCGTCGATCGAGCACCCTCACGGCCAGCTGCTCGGGATGTCGTTCGTCCCCCGGGAGCTGGTCGACGAGCTGGCCGGCTTCGCCCGCTTCGCCGGCAACTGCCTGCTGTGCACGGCGCTCAACGCCGAGGAGGAGGCCCGGCACCGGTTGGTGCTGGCCGATGAGCGGGTCGTCGTGTTCTGCCCCTTCTGGAGCGGGGTGCCCTTCGAGATGCTCGTGGTGCCCCGTACCCACGGACCCCACCTGCACCGCAGCTCGCCGCCTGACCTGGCCGCCGCCGGCCAAGCGCTACGCGCCGCCGTCGCCCAGCTGCGGGAACGGCTCGGCGACGTCGCCTACAACGTCGCCTTCCACTCGGCGCCGTACCGGCTGTCCGGCACCTACCACTGGCACATCCACGTGTGGCCAAAGCTCACGACACTGGCCGGCTTCGAGCTGGGCACGGGCGTGTTCATCAACGTCGTCGCCCCCGAGCTGGCGGCCGAGGAGCTGCGCGTCACTGTCCCGGCTCGCTGACCCCGGCCGACAGCCACAGCACACCGAGCGGGGGCAGGTTGAGCTCCGCCGAGTGGTCGAGACCGTGCCAGCTGGTGTTGCCGGCCAGCACGCTCCCACCGTTGCCCACCCCGCTACCGCCGAACTGGGTGGCGTCGGTGTTGACCACCTCCCGCCACTCGCCCGCGAGCGGTAGGCCGACGCGGTAGCCATGGCGGGGGATCGGGGAGAGGTTGGCCACGCACACGACCGCGCTGGCGTTCGCGAGATCGCCGCCCGGTAGACGCACGAACGACAGCACGTTGCTGTCCACGTCGCTGGCATCGATCCAGCGGAACCCCTCGCTGGTGAAGTCCTGCCTCCACAGGGCGGGAAGCTCGGTATATGTCCGGTTCATCGCCCGGACCAGGTCCTGTACGCCGCGGTGACCGGGGTCGTCCACCAGGTACCAGTCGAGGCTGGTGTCGTGGGACCACTCACGCTCCTGGGCCAGCTCTCCCCCCATGAACAGCAGCTGCTTGCCCGGGTGAGCCCACATCCACGCCAGCAGTGACCGGAGATTGGCCAGCTGCTGCCAGCGGTCGCCCGGCATCTTGCCGAGCAGCGAGCCCTTGCCGTGCACCACCTCGTCGTGCGAGAGGGGGAGGACGAAGTTCTCGCTGAACGCGTAGACAAGGCCGAAGGTCAGCTGGTCGTGGTGATACCGGCGGTGTACGGGCTCCTTGGCGAAGTAGTCGAGAGTGTCGTGCATCCAGCCCATGTTCCACTTGAGCCCGAATCCCAGCCCGCCCACGTACGTGGGCCGGGACACACCCGGCCAGGCGGTCGACTCCTCGGCGATCGTCGTCACGCCCTCGTGCGCAGTGTGGACGACCTCGTTCATCTCCTTGAGGAAGGTGACCGCCTCGAGATCCTCGCGTCCCCCGTAGACATTGGGCACCCACTCGCCCTCTGCCCGCGAGTAGTCGAGGTAGAGCATGGAGGCCACGGCGTCCACGCGCAGGCCGTCGATGTGGAACTCCTCGAGCCAGTACAGGGCGTTGGCGATCAGGAAGTTGCGGACCTCGTTGCGGCCGAGGTTGAACACGAGGGTTCCCCAGTCGGGGTGGCTGCCGCGACGAGGGTCCTCGTGCTCGTACACCGCGCTGCCGTCGAAGCGGGCCAGCGCCCAGTCGTCACGGGGGAAGTGGGCCGGTACCCAGTCGACGATCACCCCGATGCCGGCGGCGTGCAGCGCATCGACGAGCGCCTTGAGCCCGTCCGGAGTGCCGTACCGCCCGGTCGGTGCGTAGTACGAGGTGACCTGGTAGCCCCACGACCCTCCGAAGGGGTGCTCGGCCAACGGCATGAGCTCGACGTGGGTGAACCCCATGTCGACCAGGTAGCGCGGAAGCTCCGCGGCCAAGTCGAGGTAGGTCAGCGGCTCCTCGTCGGGCCGGCGTCGCCACGAGCCGGCATGCATCTCGTAGATGGCGAGCGGCCGGTCCAGCCACCCGGATGCCGCCCGGGCCTGCATCCAGTCGCCGTCCGACCAGGCATACGACTGCGGATCAGGGACCACGCTGCCCGTGGCCGGGGGGACCTCGGCCTGCCGCGCCATCGGATCGGCCTTGAGCCGCAGCTGCCGATCGGCGGTGAGGATCTCGTACTTGTAGCGCGACCCAGCCTCGACGCCGGGAACGAACAGCTCCCACACTCCGGACGAGCCCAGCGAGCGCATCGGGTGGACCCGACCGTCCCAGCCGTTGAAGTCGCCCACGACGCGCACCGACCGGGCGGCGGGGGCCCACACGGCAAAGGCCGTTCCCCAGGCTCCCTGATGCTCGCGGCGATGGGCTCCGAGCACGTCCCAGAGCCGGTGATGGCGTCCCTCAGCGAACAGGTGGAGGTCGATCTCGCCCAGGGTCGGCCAGAACCGGTACGGGTCGTCGTAGCGCATCGTCGCGCCACCCGCGAAGTCGGCCTCGAGCACGTAGCCGTCCACGTCGCGGAGATCGGCGAGGAACAGCCCGCCCGGACGGAGCTTGGTCATGTCGACCGTTCGGCCGTCGTGCAGAACCAGCCGAACGGCCGAGGCGTCCGGCCGCAGGGCCAGTATCGTCGAGCCGTGCCGCCCGAGGATGCGGTGGGGATCGGCGTGCTCACCGTTGAGGAGGCGGTCGAGCTCACCTTGCTGGCCCGCCGGTCCGCCCGCTTCTCTGGCCATGGTCATCCCTCTCCTCGCAACCGTGCGAGCGCCTCACGGGGGATGTGCGCCCACGCCGGCCGATAGGCAAGCTCGTAACACAGCTCGTAGGCCGCCTTCTCCAGCTCGAAGGCGGCGAGCACGACCTCGAAGTCGGGCCCGCTCGGCACCATCTCGCTCAGGTGCCCGACCGAACCGTAGCCGTCGAGAAACGCCCGCCGGTTGCGCCGCTCCCACGCCGCCGCCAGCTCACCCACATCCGCCTGTCCGGCGGGGCCGCGCTCCTCGGCGGCCACGGCGGTCGCGTACTGGAGCGACCGCAGCATCCCGGCCACGTCCCTGAGCGGGGAGCGCAGCTGGCGCCGCTCCTCGAGCGGCCGGGCCGGCTCGCCCTCGAAGTCGAGCACGTACCACCCCACCTCGCCCCGCATGACCTGGCCCAGGTGGTAGTCGCCGTGGACCCGGATGGCGACCCCCGGATCACGCACCCCTCGGAGGTCATCGAGGATCGAGCCCACGGCCCGATCGGCCATCCCCTCGGACGCGGGCACGGCGTCCAGCTGCTGCTGGATCGATCGCGCCCAGTCCGCGGGATCGGCCGGGTGCCGACCAAACGCCTCGGCCAGGGCCAGGTGGAGCTTGGCCGTCATCTCCCCGAGGCGACGGGCCTCGTCTCCGAAGTCGCCGCCCGCCGCCTCTGGGGCGATGGGGGGGTCGGACGCGTACAGGTCGCGCAAGGAGGTGAGGGCCAGCGCCCACCCCTCGCTGCCGCCGGCGAGGAACTCCTGGACCAGCGCCAGGTCCCACGGATCCCGGCGCCAGACCGCTACGGGCGCGGCGACGTGGTTGAACCCGACGTCGTCGAGGGCGAGGGTGACCTCGACGTCCGGGTTGGGGCCCGCCTGGAGGCGGCGGAACACTTTCATGATCAGCCGGTCGTCGTAGACCAACGAGGTGTTGGACTGCTCGGCGCCCACGGGCCGTACGCGGGTGGCCTGCTGGTTCCCAGCCGAGACGATTTCGAGCAGCTGGAGGGCGAGCTCGGGGTCGGCAAGCGCGGCATAGGCGAGCGCATGTCCGTCATCGTCCTCGAGCGGCCCGAGGATGGCGTGCTCCTGGCCGCGCAGGATGCCGAGGGCCTCCTGCTCCTCGCGCACCCCCACCAACACGTGGTAGGTCGCGCCGCCGGCCTCGACGACGAGGTCGGTCAGGCGGGGTCGGCCGGGCCTGATCACCTCGGCCTCGACGATCTGGGGCGACCCGACCTCGTGCTCGCTCCGGGCAAACCACCGCTGCCGCTCCAGGAACGGCCCCAGGTACCCGGCCAGCACCTCGATCTCCGTCGCCTCCGGGTTGGTCATGACAGCTCCTGGGGACCGGGATCGACCAGCTCGAGCCAGTAGAACCCGTAGGGACCTAGCGTGACGAAGTAGGGAAGGGCTCCGACCCTCGGAAACGGCACCCGGCCCAGCATCTCCATGGGGATCCTCCCTTCCCAGCGCCCCAGGGCCAGCTCGGCGGGCTGGGCGAAGCGGCTGAGGTTGTGCACGCAGAGGACCGTCTCCGCCCCCGTGCGTTGGACTGTCTCGCCCCGCCCGCCGGGGTCTTCTCGAGGGGTGCGCACGTAGGCCAGCACTGACGGGTTCTCGGCGGGCAGGATCTCGAAGGTGCCGGTGCCGAACAGCGAGTGTTGCTTGCGCACCTCGAGGAGGCGCCGCAGCCAGTGCAGGAACGAGCTCGGGTTGCGCATGCCGGCCTCGATGTTCACGGCCTGGTACCCGTACACCGGGTCCATGAGCGGAGGAAGGTACAGCTGGGCGAAGTCGGCTCGGCTGAAGCCGCCGTTGCGGTCGGGTGTCCACTGCATCGGCGTGCGCACCCCGTCCCGATCCCCCAGGTAGATGTTGTCGCCCATCATCAGCTCGTCCCCGTAATACAGGATGGGGCTGCCGGGCATCGAGAAGAGCATGGCGTGCATGAGCTCGGCCAGCCGCCGGTCGTTGTCGACCAGTGGGGCCAGTCGTCGACCGATGCCGATGTTGCGCTTCATCCGGGGGTCCTTGGCGTACTCCCCGTACATGTAGTCGCGCTCCTCGTCGGTGACCATCTCCAACGTCAGCTCGTCGTGGTTGCGCAGGAAGATCCCCCATTGGCAGCCGTCTGGGATGTCGGGCGTCTGGGCCAGGATCTCGGTCATCGGGAAGCGCTGCTCCCGCCGCACGGACATGAACATCCGGGGCATGACCGGAAAATGGAAGCACATGTGACACTCGTCGCCGTTGCCGAAGTAATCGACCACGTCGGCGGGCCACTGGTTGGCCTCGGCCAGGAGGACCTTGTCGGGATGGCTGGCGTCGATCTCCTTGCGCAGCCGCTTCAGGTACTCGTGCGTAGCGGGGAGGTTCTCGCAGTTGGTGCCCTCCCGCTCGTACAGATAGGGCACGGCGTCGAGCCGGAAGCCGTCCAACCCGATGTCCAGCCAGAACCGGACCACGTCGAGCATGGCGTCGGCCACCTCGGGACAGTCGTAGTTGAGGTCGGGCTGGTGGGAGAAGAACCGGTGCCAGTAGTACTGCTGGCGCTGCGGGTCCAAGGTCCAGTTGGACTTCTCGGCGTCGACGAAGATCACCCGCGCGTCCGGATAGACCTGGTCGTCCTCGCTCCAGACGTACCAGTCGGCCCGGTCGTTGGTGCGGTCCTGGCGGGACTCGACGAACCACGGGTGCTGGTCGCTGGTGTGGTTCATGACCAGATCGGCGATGATCCGCAGACCCCGACGATGCGCTTCCTCGACGAGGTGGACGGCATCACCGAGGTCGCCGTAGTCAGGGTGGACGCTGAAGAAGTCACTGATGTCGTAACCCCCGTCACGCAACGGCGACTGGTAGAAGGGCAGCAGCCAGATGCAGTCGACACCTAGCCAGCTCAGGTAGTCGAGCTTGTCCACGATCCCCGAGAGGTCGCCGGTCCCGTCGTTGTTGGCGTCGTAGAAGCCGCGCGGCACCACCTCGTAGAAGACGGCCCGCTGGTACCAGCGCGGGTCGTCGGCCAGGTGTGACCGTCGCGGGCCGCCCGTGCCTGGGCGGCCGCGCCGGGGCGATGGGCTCACGGGCGCCTCCGCACATGGAGCACGTGAGCCGGCTCCTGGTTCGGGTCGAGTCGCACATAGGGGTTGGGGCCGCTCCAGCCGAAGACCTTCCCGCTCAGCTCGTCCATCACCTCGAACAGCGCGTCCTGGGCCAACCCCAGGGCTCCCATGTCCAGCCCGAGCGTTGCCTCCTGGGTCGTCCAGGGGTCGAGGTTCACCACCATCAGCACGACGTCGCCTCGATCGTCGGCGTGCTTCGAGTAGGCGAGTATTTGTGTGTTGTTGCTGTGGTGGAACGTGAGGTTGCGAAGCCGCCAGAACGCCGGGTGGCGGCGGCGGATCGAGTTGATCAATCCGATCCAGGGCGCCAGCGAGTCTGGTCGCGACCAGTCCCGCTGCTTGATCTCGTACTTCTCCGACTGGCTGTACTCCTCGTTGACGTCGGACGCGGGCTCGTTCTCGAACAGCTCAAAGCCGCTGTACACCCCGTACGACGGAACCAAGGTGGCCGCCAGCACCAGCCGCATCTTGAACGCGGCGGGCGGGCCCCTCCGGAGCGGGCCCGAGAGGATGTCGGGCGTGTTGGGCCAGAAGCTCGGCCGCATGTAGTCGGCTGTGGGCCCGGTCGTGAGCTCCTGGAGGTACTCGGTGAGCTCCCACGCCTCGTTCCGCCACGTGAAGTAGGTGTAGCTCTGGGAGAAGCCGACCTCGGCGAGCTTGGCCATGACCTTGGGTCGGGTGAAGGCCTCGGCGAGGAAGATCACCTCGGGGTGGCTGGCCTTCACCGTGGGGATGAGCCACTCCCACAGCGCCATCGGCTTGGTGTGGGGGTTGTCGACCCGGAAGATCCGGATCCCCACCTCGATCCAGTGCTCGAGGATGCCCCGGCAGGCCTGCCACAGGGCCCAGCGGTCGGCTTCCGACGAGGGCCAGAAGTTGATGGGATAGATGTCCTGGTACTTCTTCGGGGGGTTCTCGGCGTAGGCGATGGACCCGTCGGGTCGGTGGTGGAACCACTCCGGGTGCTCGCTGACCCACGGGTGATCAGGTGAGCACTGGAGCGCGAAATCGAGGGCGATCTCGATCCCGAGCTCTCCCGCGCGTGCCATGAGCTTCTGGAGGTCCGCGACGGTGCCCAGCTCGGGCGCCACCGCGGTGTGACCTCCTTCCGGCCCGCCGATGGCCCAGGGGCTCCCGGGATCGCCGGGACGCGCCTTCAGAGTGTTGTCGGCGCCCTTGCGGCTCGTGGTCCCGATGGGGTGGATCGGAGGCAGGTAGACGACGTCGAAGCCCATCTCGGCCACGGCGTCCAGCCGCTTCACCGCGCCGGCGAGGCCGCCCTCGGACCGGGGGAACAGCTCGTACCAGGCTCCGACCAACGCGCGCTGGCGGTCGACCCAGAGGGGGGCCGTTGGGGAACGCGTCCGGTCCGGCGAGTCGCCGGGCCCGGCCATCAGCCCGGTCACCTGGGCGTCGAAGGCGGGGGCCAGTCTTCGCTCGAGCGGTGTCTTCTCGGCCCGCAGGGCAGCGGCGGCGTCCCGCAGGGCGCCGGCTGGGTCCCGAAGCGTGGTCCGGTCCCCTGGGTCGACCCGCTCGGCCTGCGCTTCCAGGAGGCGGGCCCCCTCCTCGAGCTCCACGGACAGATCGTCACCTGCCTCGCGCTTCACCGATACCCGGTGCCGCCAGGTCGCCAGACGGTCGGTCCAGGCCTCGACCACCAGGTCGTGGAGGCCGACGACGCCAGGCTCGATGACTCCCTCCCAGCGGTCGTTGCCCAGCTCCCGCATCGGAGCGACGGACCAGTCCGATGCGCCGCGGGCCCGTGGCGCCTGCGCGGTCGGTCGCCAGCACACGCGCCCGGCCAGGATGTCGTGGCCGTCTCTGAAGATGTCGGCGGAGACATGGACCGTCTCCCCGACGACCGCCTTGGCCGGGTACTCGCCGCTGGGGGTGCGCGGGCGAATGTCGTCGATGACGATTCGGCCGATCACGTGTTCAGCCTTACCGCCTGGAGGCGGGGAGCCAAACCGCCCGGTGGTCGCCTGGGGAGCATCGGGGCCCGGGTCGCCTCGGGGCTTCGCTAGCCTCCTCCACGATGAGGGCGCTCCGGAGCTTCGCCGTGCGCGTCAGGCTGCCCGAAGCGCTGA includes the following:
- a CDS encoding DUF2269 family protein yields the protein MTRATVVVLHVLSAVVGFGAIFLTGVYAGLARRRPSGAVRRYFRSGPNWAARGVYLVPVLGVVLVETSHGADRFAQLWVVVSLLLWVLAAVLAQAVVWPGERRIQQLVVGSPRTGTAARQAELDRVGRRVERAAVAIDLAFVATLVLMVARPGSGG
- a CDS encoding DUF4921 family protein, yielding MSQLRLDPMTGRWVSISGGRFDRPAAFSPRALSVEADTSRPCPFCPGHEEATPPALETYGSTGTWLVRVVPNLYPAFDGDAPMVVSHLGPTFTQAPASGIHEVLVFSPEHDAALADLNDSQTSLVMAAIRDRIEEHANTPGLRYSQAIVNSGREAGASIEHPHGQLLGMSFVPRELVDELAGFARFAGNCLLCTALNAEEEARHRLVLADERVVVFCPFWSGVPFEMLVVPRTHGPHLHRSSPPDLAAAGQALRAAVAQLRERLGDVAYNVAFHSAPYRLSGTYHWHIHVWPKLTTLAGFELGTGVFINVVAPELAAEELRVTVPAR
- the glgB gene encoding 1,4-alpha-glucan branching protein GlgB, whose amino-acid sequence is MTMAREAGGPAGQQGELDRLLNGEHADPHRILGRHGSTILALRPDASAVRLVLHDGRTVDMTKLRPGGLFLADLRDVDGYVLEADFAGGATMRYDDPYRFWPTLGEIDLHLFAEGRHHRLWDVLGAHRREHQGAWGTAFAVWAPAARSVRVVGDFNGWDGRVHPMRSLGSSGVWELFVPGVEAGSRYKYEILTADRQLRLKADPMARQAEVPPATGSVVPDPQSYAWSDGDWMQARAASGWLDRPLAIYEMHAGSWRRRPDEEPLTYLDLAAELPRYLVDMGFTHVELMPLAEHPFGGSWGYQVTSYYAPTGRYGTPDGLKALVDALHAAGIGVIVDWVPAHFPRDDWALARFDGSAVYEHEDPRRGSHPDWGTLVFNLGRNEVRNFLIANALYWLEEFHIDGLRVDAVASMLYLDYSRAEGEWVPNVYGGREDLEAVTFLKEMNEVVHTAHEGVTTIAEESTAWPGVSRPTYVGGLGFGLKWNMGWMHDTLDYFAKEPVHRRYHHDQLTFGLVYAFSENFVLPLSHDEVVHGKGSLLGKMPGDRWQQLANLRSLLAWMWAHPGKQLLFMGGELAQEREWSHDTSLDWYLVDDPGHRGVQDLVRAMNRTYTELPALWRQDFTSEGFRWIDASDVDSNVLSFVRLPGGDLANASAVVCVANLSPIPRHGYRVGLPLAGEWREVVNTDATQFGGSGVGNGGSVLAGNTSWHGLDHSAELNLPPLGVLWLSAGVSEPGQ
- the treS gene encoding maltose alpha-D-glucosyltransferase; amino-acid sequence: MSPSPRRGRPGTGGPRRSHLADDPRWYQRAVFYEVVPRGFYDANNDGTGDLSGIVDKLDYLSWLGVDCIWLLPFYQSPLRDGGYDISDFFSVHPDYGDLGDAVHLVEEAHRRGLRIIADLVMNHTSDQHPWFVESRQDRTNDRADWYVWSEDDQVYPDARVIFVDAEKSNWTLDPQRQQYYWHRFFSHQPDLNYDCPEVADAMLDVVRFWLDIGLDGFRLDAVPYLYEREGTNCENLPATHEYLKRLRKEIDASHPDKVLLAEANQWPADVVDYFGNGDECHMCFHFPVMPRMFMSVRREQRFPMTEILAQTPDIPDGCQWGIFLRNHDELTLEMVTDEERDYMYGEYAKDPRMKRNIGIGRRLAPLVDNDRRLAELMHAMLFSMPGSPILYYGDELMMGDNIYLGDRDGVRTPMQWTPDRNGGFSRADFAQLYLPPLMDPVYGYQAVNIEAGMRNPSSFLHWLRRLLEVRKQHSLFGTGTFEILPAENPSVLAYVRTPREDPGGRGETVQRTGAETVLCVHNLSRFAQPAELALGRWEGRIPMEMLGRVPFPRVGALPYFVTLGPYGFYWLELVDPGPQELS
- a CDS encoding alpha-1,4-glucan--maltose-1-phosphate maltosyltransferase, producing the protein MIGRIVIDDIRPRTPSGEYPAKAVVGETVHVSADIFRDGHDILAGRVCWRPTAQAPRARGASDWSVAPMRELGNDRWEGVIEPGVVGLHDLVVEAWTDRLATWRHRVSVKREAGDDLSVELEEGARLLEAQAERVDPGDRTTLRDPAGALRDAAAALRAEKTPLERRLAPAFDAQVTGLMAGPGDSPDRTRSPTAPLWVDRQRALVGAWYELFPRSEGGLAGAVKRLDAVAEMGFDVVYLPPIHPIGTTSRKGADNTLKARPGDPGSPWAIGGPEGGHTAVAPELGTVADLQKLMARAGELGIEIALDFALQCSPDHPWVSEHPEWFHHRPDGSIAYAENPPKKYQDIYPINFWPSSEADRWALWQACRGILEHWIEVGIRIFRVDNPHTKPMALWEWLIPTVKASHPEVIFLAEAFTRPKVMAKLAEVGFSQSYTYFTWRNEAWELTEYLQELTTGPTADYMRPSFWPNTPDILSGPLRRGPPAAFKMRLVLAATLVPSYGVYSGFELFENEPASDVNEEYSQSEKYEIKQRDWSRPDSLAPWIGLINSIRRRHPAFWRLRNLTFHHSNNTQILAYSKHADDRGDVVLMVVNLDPWTTQEATLGLDMGALGLAQDALFEVMDELSGKVFGWSGPNPYVRLDPNQEPAHVLHVRRRP